In Crinalium epipsammum PCC 9333, the following are encoded in one genomic region:
- a CDS encoding CHAD domain-containing protein has translation MEKPMIAKTNTLGDWGYIAIEQHLHKILKHEEDVLNDRDPEALHQMRVGMRRLRSAVTGFQVVLDLPKAAAEKKIGKIARILGELRDLDVLKETLLNEYEPELPKSEQKYLKQVLNYLGKQRKQALTKVQSALESKSYQHLKKALKKWLDEPQYLGVAQLPIYEVLPDLLLPSVSEFLLHPGWLVGVQVAEGKIGVSKAMPQSEVEQLLIDQGKLLHSLRKETKRSRYQMELFTEFYGSKYLAHLEDLKEIQKILGEIQDSVVLSEFITAALDSDSKKQLPTLVKQLLQNSYKSWQHWQFLQNKYLNAETRTSFRLELLNPIEQPSDLTK, from the coding sequence ATGGAAAAACCTATGATCGCTAAAACAAACACATTAGGAGACTGGGGATATATTGCAATTGAGCAACACCTCCATAAAATTCTCAAGCACGAAGAAGACGTTCTCAACGACCGAGATCCCGAAGCGTTACACCAGATGCGGGTGGGAATGCGTCGTTTGCGTTCAGCCGTTACAGGGTTTCAAGTAGTTTTAGACTTGCCTAAAGCTGCTGCTGAAAAAAAGATTGGTAAAATTGCTCGGATACTCGGAGAGTTACGAGATTTAGATGTACTTAAGGAAACGCTCTTAAATGAGTATGAACCTGAGTTACCAAAATCAGAACAAAAATACTTGAAACAGGTTTTAAATTATCTAGGTAAACAGCGTAAACAAGCACTAACAAAAGTGCAATCCGCGCTGGAGAGTAAAAGTTATCAGCATTTGAAAAAAGCTTTGAAAAAGTGGTTAGATGAACCGCAATACTTAGGAGTAGCTCAATTGCCAATTTATGAAGTATTGCCAGATTTACTTTTGCCATCCGTCAGTGAATTTCTACTTCATCCAGGGTGGTTAGTAGGGGTTCAGGTGGCAGAAGGCAAAATTGGCGTTTCCAAAGCTATGCCTCAGTCTGAGGTAGAACAACTGTTAATTGATCAAGGTAAGTTACTTCACAGCTTACGTAAAGAAACTAAGCGATCGCGCTATCAAATGGAGTTATTTACAGAATTTTACGGCTCCAAATATCTAGCTCATCTAGAAGATTTGAAAGAAATTCAAAAAATCTTGGGTGAAATTCAAGATAGTGTCGTTTTATCAGAATTTATCACAGCAGCCTTAGACTCAGATAGCAAAAAACAGCTACCCACTTTAGTTAAGCAATTGTTACAAAATAGTTACAAATCCTGGCAGCATTGGCAGTTTTTACAAAATAAATACCTCAATGCTGAAACTCGAACATCCTTCCGTCTAGAGTTACTTAATCCAATTGAGCAACCCAGTGATTTAACTAAATGA
- the isiD gene encoding protein IsiD gives MTTSSISTRNISALTAADVEQLAARLEGDDYSNPFEGLNDWHLLRAIAFQRPELVEPYIHLLDLEAFDEA, from the coding sequence ATGACAACTTCAAGCATTTCGACACGGAATATTTCTGCTCTCACAGCAGCAGACGTGGAACAGCTTGCTGCACGTCTAGAAGGTGATGATTATAGTAATCCTTTTGAAGGGTTGAATGATTGGCATCTTCTGCGAGCGATCGCTTTTCAGCGTCCAGAGTTGGTTGAACCTTATATCCATCTTTTAGATCTGGAAGCTTTTGACGAAGCATAA
- a CDS encoding DUF6464 family protein, with protein MFETILVFVVSLIPALFSILIIHKAETRARSNIRSAMQATAISRLRCNPPHLEEQYVEGVGFLIGDISCQYNARSAYIRCAINPQGPCKECRYYEMRESA; from the coding sequence GTGTTTGAAACCATTTTAGTTTTTGTTGTTAGTTTAATACCAGCATTATTTTCCATACTTATCATCCATAAGGCAGAGACACGAGCAAGATCAAATATTAGATCTGCTATGCAAGCAACAGCCATCAGTAGATTACGATGTAATCCCCCACATCTTGAGGAGCAATATGTTGAAGGTGTAGGTTTTTTAATAGGTGACATTTCTTGCCAATATAATGCACGAAGCGCTTACATCCGTTGTGCTATTAATCCCCAGGGACCTTGTAAAGAATGCCGCTATTATGAAATG
- a CDS encoding thioredoxin family protein, translating into MVLTASTMLSLGTQAPEFHLPDVVSGERISISTFADKKALLVMFICQPCPFVKHIQAELTKLGKDYANHNLGIVAISANDVTKYPNDAPDQLKAMAQEQGFNFPIGYDESQETAKNYTAACTPDFFVFNGDRNLVYRGQLDDSRPSNGKPVTGKDLRYALDAVLADKPVNPEQQPSIGCNIKWKLGNEPNYFKS; encoded by the coding sequence ATGGTACTAACAGCTTCAACCATGTTGTCACTAGGAACTCAAGCCCCAGAGTTCCACTTACCCGATGTAGTATCTGGTGAGAGAATTTCAATTTCCACGTTTGCTGATAAAAAAGCCTTACTGGTGATGTTTATTTGCCAACCTTGTCCATTTGTAAAACACATCCAGGCAGAACTTACAAAGCTTGGTAAAGATTATGCTAATCACAATCTTGGCATTGTAGCAATCAGTGCTAACGATGTTACTAAATATCCTAACGATGCTCCAGACCAACTTAAGGCAATGGCGCAAGAGCAAGGTTTTAATTTTCCTATTGGCTACGATGAAAGCCAGGAAACCGCCAAAAACTACACGGCTGCTTGTACACCAGATTTCTTTGTGTTTAATGGCGATCGCAATTTAGTTTATCGGGGTCAACTAGATGATAGCCGTCCTAGCAACGGTAAACCAGTTACAGGTAAAGATTTACGTTACGCTCTTGATGCAGTTTTAGCAGACAAACCAGTTAACCCAGAACAGCAGCCAAGTATCGGCTGCAATATTAAATGGAAACTTGGGAACGAACCCAACTATTTCAAGTCGTAA
- a CDS encoding Crp/Fnr family transcriptional regulator, with amino-acid sequence MYLTSKTTLVLDQYEVNPESRLHFYAKEEEIPLLPQGMWQVSQGLVQFNTFCSNGAEVLLGWASPSMFFGQWLTSLPTYHAKAVSNVYLKWFALREIEATPSLSQAILPQLVRRQRQTEALLAITGQRRVEDRLHRLLLLLKQEMSQPVAEGTRISVRLTHQTIANTICTTRVTVTRLFSKLQDQGWIKFDAGHHIILKDEHFNSVSNW; translated from the coding sequence ATGTATCTAACTTCTAAAACTACTTTAGTACTAGACCAATACGAAGTGAACCCAGAAAGTCGGTTACACTTTTATGCCAAAGAGGAAGAAATTCCGCTACTACCCCAGGGAATGTGGCAGGTATCTCAAGGTTTAGTGCAATTTAATACATTTTGCAGTAATGGAGCAGAGGTACTACTTGGTTGGGCAAGTCCTTCGATGTTTTTTGGTCAGTGGTTAACTTCCTTACCTACTTATCATGCAAAAGCCGTATCAAATGTATACTTGAAGTGGTTTGCTCTGCGAGAAATAGAAGCTACTCCAAGTTTATCTCAGGCAATATTGCCACAATTAGTCCGACGGCAGCGACAAACAGAGGCACTGTTAGCGATTACCGGACAGCGACGAGTTGAAGATCGTTTGCACCGCTTACTGCTATTGTTAAAACAAGAAATGAGTCAACCTGTAGCTGAAGGAACTCGTATAAGTGTTCGTTTGACTCATCAAACTATTGCCAATACTATTTGTACAACAAGAGTTACAGTTACACGGCTTTTTAGTAAATTACAAGACCAAGGGTGGATTAAATTCGACGCGGGTCACCACATTATTCTTAAAGATGAACACTTTAATAGTGTCTCAAATTGGTGA
- a CDS encoding alpha/beta hydrolase produces MSLSVISIPPASAKPPVGLVVALHGWGANAQDLASVAPLLKLHDYQFLFPNAPFPHPYVKSGGRMWYSFTQAQESLQKSHQELTQSKESLTDWLKSLESSTGVPLSRTILCGFSQGGAMTLDVGLNLPLAGLVVLSGYLHPITQTSYSTFPPVLIVHGRFDPTVLLSAAQKARDTLKAMGVAVEYQEFDMGHEIRPEVLELIQNFVTNHISS; encoded by the coding sequence CTGTCTTTATCAGTTATTTCCATACCACCCGCTAGTGCAAAGCCACCAGTGGGTTTAGTTGTAGCCTTGCACGGCTGGGGTGCTAATGCTCAAGATCTAGCATCTGTAGCGCCGTTGTTAAAATTGCATGATTACCAGTTTTTGTTTCCTAATGCTCCCTTTCCTCACCCTTATGTAAAATCGGGGGGACGGATGTGGTATTCCTTTACACAAGCACAGGAATCACTTCAAAAAAGTCATCAGGAATTAACACAAAGCAAAGAAAGTTTAACTGATTGGCTGAAATCTTTAGAAAGTTCTACTGGTGTTCCTCTGTCGCGTACCATTTTGTGTGGCTTTTCCCAAGGGGGAGCAATGACTTTGGATGTGGGGCTAAATTTGCCTTTAGCAGGTTTGGTTGTTTTAAGCGGATATTTGCATCCAATTACTCAAACAAGCTATAGCACTTTTCCGCCAGTATTAATTGTGCATGGTAGATTTGACCCAACTGTACTGTTAAGTGCTGCCCAGAAAGCACGCGACACTTTAAAAGCAATGGGGGTAGCAGTTGAATACCAGGAATTTGATATGGGGCATGAGATTAGACCAGAAGTTTTAGAATTAATACAAAATTTTGTTACAAACCATATCTCAAGCTAA
- the coaBC gene encoding bifunctional phosphopantothenoylcysteine decarboxylase/phosphopantothenate--cysteine ligase CoaBC: MASAKNRNLTKVLIGIGGGIAAYKVCEVISSLFKAGLQVRVILTRSAQEFITPLTVATLSRHQAYTDDDFWQAINGRPLHIELGEWADVVVLAPLTANTLGKLTYGLADNLLTNTVLASTSPVLLAPAMNTDMWEQVAVQRNWQQLLQDRRYHSVGPGAGLLACDRIGAGRMAEPPEIIASVQSLLHTQGKRDLAGKRVLISAGGTREHLDPVRFIGNPSTGKMGLALAQAAINRGAIVTLIHSIPAGLSSDFPAIANGREERGSMKAITVVSAEEMRQAMLLNFPLSDLIVMSAAVADVKPGIYSNEKLAKRSLPSTLPLEPVPDILAELGNLKHPHQTLIGFAAQTGDIVTPALEKLQRKKLDFIVANPIDQPDSGFGSDRNKAIVIDNKERQFEIEPCSKLQMAHYIFDIVQNGTLVL, from the coding sequence ATGGCATCAGCTAAAAATCGAAACTTAACCAAGGTATTAATTGGTATAGGTGGCGGAATAGCTGCCTATAAAGTCTGTGAGGTAATTTCATCTCTATTCAAAGCAGGGTTACAAGTAAGAGTTATTCTTACTCGTTCCGCACAAGAATTTATTACGCCTTTAACAGTAGCAACGTTGTCTCGTCATCAAGCATACACAGATGATGATTTTTGGCAAGCAATTAATGGTCGTCCATTACATATTGAATTAGGAGAATGGGCAGACGTTGTAGTACTTGCGCCACTAACTGCTAATACTCTAGGTAAATTAACTTATGGGTTGGCTGATAATTTACTCACAAATACTGTATTAGCTTCTACAAGTCCTGTATTACTAGCACCCGCGATGAATACTGATATGTGGGAACAAGTAGCGGTACAACGTAATTGGCAACAATTGTTGCAAGACCGACGTTATCACAGCGTTGGTCCTGGTGCTGGTTTGTTGGCGTGCGATCGCATTGGCGCTGGCAGAATGGCAGAACCACCAGAAATTATCGCATCGGTACAATCATTACTACATACTCAAGGTAAGCGAGACTTAGCAGGTAAACGAGTATTAATTAGTGCTGGGGGAACGCGGGAACATTTAGATCCTGTGCGCTTTATTGGTAATCCTTCTACTGGCAAAATGGGATTAGCCTTAGCACAAGCAGCAATAAATCGTGGAGCAATCGTCACATTAATTCATAGTATACCTGCTGGTCTGAGTAGTGATTTCCCTGCCATTGCTAATGGGAGGGAAGAAAGAGGAAGTATGAAAGCGATCACAGTTGTCAGCGCCGAAGAAATGCGACAGGCGATGCTGCTCAATTTTCCTTTATCAGATTTAATTGTGATGTCCGCAGCAGTAGCGGATGTTAAACCAGGTATATATAGTAACGAGAAACTAGCAAAGCGATCGCTCCCCTCAACATTACCCCTAGAACCTGTACCAGATATACTGGCAGAATTAGGTAATCTCAAACATCCGCATCAAACATTAATCGGGTTTGCTGCACAAACAGGGGATATAGTTACACCTGCATTAGAAAAGTTACAAAGAAAGAAATTAGATTTTATTGTTGCTAATCCGATAGATCAACCTGATAGTGGGTTTGGTAGCGATCGCAACAAAGCTATTGTGATTGATAACAAAGAAAGGCAGTTTGAAATAGAACCTTGTTCTAAATTACAAATGGCTCATTATATCTTTGATATTGTGCAAAACGGTACTCTCGTTTTATGA